A single window of Corallincola holothuriorum DNA harbors:
- a CDS encoding reprolysin-like metallopeptidase codes for MKKLYAGMLLAFGLSSSLAHASQFSDWQPITKAKRVKVEMTELASRSSDGSRYAVDIDALSDLLLNVDGDTVITLPLPDGTFSDFILTPSDVLPESLRKKFPNMRTFTGVESGEPDNWARFEITPSGFHGMLVRDGDVLFIDPEYRSNKREYISYRRTDALPLSEQVKQDRHAPRLIPLAERAEQIVVAAAAGDAVLKRTYRIAVSANGEYTQFHGGTVESGLAAVVTMINRVDGIYMSELGIHLTLVPENDQLIFTNPSTDPFSNDGGDIDRNASAINSRIGSNAYDIGHVVTTGSGGLAYLGAVCSSYKAGGTTGSGYPVNDSFHVDYVAHEIGHQFGGDHTFNGYRGSCNGNRASGSAYEPGSGSTIMGYAGICSGINTQNNSDPFFHSRSLDQIRSYIASGGNCSQNSSTGNSVPLVNAGANYTIPANTPFTLTGSASDGESDTLTYEWQQFDLGPREDDASDIRDDGQRTIFRAWKPTNEPSRTFPRMQDVLDGSTVLGESYPTANRDMTFRLIVRDGKGGTHYDTTKVTVKNTGAAFAMTYPNGGESVAAGTRDITWNTAGTSGAPISCASVDIALSTNGGATFSQTLASGVANSGSASVVFPNQKVSAARVKVSCSDNVFFAVSANDFAIDSDGGSQCQIPATPNQPTADVIDTNTYTISWSAAANAETYQVQTWKEGDEWQDYSVTELMTATISDEQAMSYARVIGVNSCAERGTASAYVEVDLSGEPCTAPVKPSTPVASNVGANSYTISWNAVNGAGLYQVQRWNDTAKQWQDFRSVTETQLTVNDETDAVVYLRVIAASNCGSLSDASGYVTINLVVEPCDELPATNRPTVTDVGGAAYTLSWGSVNGAASYQVQTWSGSEWLNYQTTTETTFTVTGVSERTAYARIIAINECGGRGKASAYATIQLTGGGDVYQGVISSSGGSVVEPNGNYFQYNGGTLTATLEGPENANFDLYLYKWNGRNWVRIRVSNSGDSSESISYQAGSGYYYYRVYSTQGGGSYTLSIVK; via the coding sequence ATGAAAAAACTTTATGCGGGGATGCTGTTGGCGTTTGGCCTATCCTCCTCACTCGCACACGCAAGTCAGTTTAGTGATTGGCAACCGATCACTAAGGCAAAGCGAGTAAAAGTTGAAATGACTGAGTTGGCTAGCCGCTCAAGTGACGGTAGTCGTTATGCTGTCGATATTGATGCATTGAGTGATTTACTGTTAAACGTTGATGGCGACACTGTCATTACATTGCCTTTACCAGATGGCACCTTCTCAGACTTTATTTTGACTCCTTCAGATGTTTTACCTGAGTCACTCCGCAAAAAGTTTCCTAATATGCGGACTTTTACCGGCGTTGAGTCTGGTGAACCTGATAATTGGGCGCGTTTTGAAATCACACCTTCCGGTTTTCACGGCATGCTAGTACGTGATGGTGATGTGTTATTTATTGATCCTGAATATCGTAGTAATAAACGTGAATATATTTCTTATCGACGCACGGATGCGTTACCTCTGTCTGAGCAGGTGAAACAAGATCGTCATGCACCACGTTTGATCCCTCTTGCTGAACGTGCAGAGCAAATCGTGGTAGCTGCCGCGGCGGGAGATGCAGTATTAAAACGAACATATCGTATTGCTGTATCGGCTAACGGCGAGTACACGCAGTTTCATGGGGGTACTGTTGAAAGCGGCTTAGCTGCTGTCGTCACCATGATCAACCGGGTGGATGGCATCTATATGTCTGAACTCGGTATTCATTTGACACTGGTCCCTGAGAATGACCAGCTTATTTTCACAAACCCCAGTACCGATCCATTTAGTAATGATGGCGGCGATATTGATCGTAACGCCAGTGCTATCAATAGTCGTATTGGATCTAACGCCTATGATATCGGCCACGTTGTGACAACGGGTAGTGGTGGGTTAGCCTATTTGGGAGCGGTGTGTTCCAGTTATAAAGCGGGCGGAACCACAGGCAGTGGGTATCCGGTTAATGACTCTTTTCACGTAGATTACGTTGCTCACGAAATTGGTCACCAGTTTGGTGGCGACCATACGTTTAATGGTTACAGGGGGTCATGTAACGGTAACCGTGCGAGTGGCAGCGCTTATGAGCCGGGCAGTGGTAGCACGATCATGGGCTATGCCGGTATCTGTAGCGGCATTAATACACAAAACAATTCAGATCCGTTTTTCCATTCGCGTTCACTGGATCAAATCCGTAGCTACATTGCCAGTGGCGGCAATTGCTCACAGAACTCATCGACAGGTAATTCTGTGCCTTTAGTTAACGCAGGCGCCAACTACACTATTCCTGCGAATACACCGTTTACCTTGACTGGCTCGGCGTCTGATGGCGAGAGTGACACGCTCACTTATGAGTGGCAACAATTTGATCTGGGGCCGCGTGAAGATGATGCCAGTGATATTCGTGATGATGGTCAGCGGACGATCTTCCGGGCCTGGAAACCAACGAATGAACCATCAAGAACCTTCCCGAGAATGCAGGATGTGTTGGACGGTTCAACGGTACTTGGGGAGTCTTACCCTACAGCCAATCGCGATATGACATTCCGTTTGATCGTGCGAGATGGCAAAGGGGGCACACATTACGACACAACGAAGGTGACGGTTAAAAATACCGGTGCAGCCTTTGCCATGACCTATCCCAACGGCGGAGAGAGCGTGGCTGCGGGTACTCGTGATATTACCTGGAATACGGCGGGTACGTCGGGCGCACCTATCAGTTGTGCAAGTGTTGATATCGCCTTGTCTACCAATGGTGGTGCAACGTTCAGTCAGACGTTGGCTTCGGGCGTTGCGAATAGTGGCAGCGCATCAGTGGTATTTCCCAACCAGAAAGTGTCAGCTGCTCGTGTCAAAGTAAGCTGTAGTGATAACGTGTTTTTTGCGGTCAGCGCGAATGACTTTGCTATTGATTCCGATGGTGGAAGTCAGTGCCAAATACCTGCCACGCCGAATCAGCCAACTGCTGATGTCATCGATACGAATACATACACAATCAGTTGGAGCGCCGCTGCTAACGCCGAAACCTATCAAGTTCAAACCTGGAAGGAAGGCGATGAGTGGCAAGACTACTCAGTAACCGAACTAATGACAGCGACTATTTCTGATGAGCAGGCGATGTCATATGCACGTGTTATTGGTGTGAATAGCTGTGCTGAACGAGGGACAGCTTCAGCCTATGTTGAAGTCGATTTGAGCGGTGAACCATGTACCGCACCAGTGAAGCCATCAACACCGGTTGCAAGTAATGTGGGCGCAAACTCCTATACCATTTCTTGGAACGCCGTTAATGGCGCAGGGTTGTATCAAGTGCAGCGTTGGAACGATACAGCCAAGCAGTGGCAAGATTTTAGGAGCGTCACAGAGACTCAATTGACGGTAAACGATGAGACGGATGCCGTCGTCTATCTCCGTGTTATTGCGGCAAGCAATTGTGGCTCGCTCAGTGATGCATCTGGTTATGTGACGATCAATCTTGTTGTTGAACCCTGTGATGAACTGCCTGCCACAAATCGACCCACTGTCACCGATGTTGGTGGTGCGGCATATACCCTTTCATGGGGCTCAGTGAATGGTGCAGCTTCTTACCAGGTGCAAACCTGGAGTGGAAGTGAATGGCTGAACTACCAAACCACCACTGAAACCACTTTTACCGTTACAGGCGTCAGTGAGCGGACAGCCTACGCGCGTATTATTGCTATCAATGAATGCGGAGGTAGAGGTAAAGCGTCTGCCTACGCCACGATTCAGTTAACGGGAGGAGGTGATGTTTATCAGGGAGTTATCTCTAGTTCTGGCGGCAGTGTTGTTGAGCCAAACGGGAACTACTTCCAATACAACGGTGGTACGTTAACGGCGACACTGGAAGGGCCTGAAAACGCTAACTTTGATTTATACCTCTACAAGTGGAATGGTCGTAACTGGGTTCGGATCCGTGTTTCTAATAGCGGAGATTCTAGCGAATCCATCAGTTATCAAGCCGGTTCAGGTTATTACTACTATCGCGTTTATAGCACGCAAG
- a CDS encoding LysR family transcriptional regulator — protein MLDRHHLNILRAIDQHGTLTEAAIQLCLTQSALTHAIKKLEQKTGVTLWQKHGRRLQLTEAGSYLLSLANRLLPQFEHAERTLQQFADGQRGSLRIGMECHPCYRWLLKVVSPYMQRWPDVDLDVRQEFQFGGISALFSHDIDLLITPDPIQRKGVLFSPVFEYEQVLVVHKDNPLSSVTQLTPEMLSDQTLITYPVAKERLDIFSQFLQPAQVMPKQHKTVETADIMLQMVAAGRAVSALPAWLFEETAQGLPIEAISIGQQGIHKQIAVGIRQSDADLTHLKSFVELARQTKR, from the coding sequence ATGCTTGACCGGCATCACCTGAACATCCTCCGCGCGATCGATCAGCATGGCACCCTCACAGAGGCAGCCATACAGCTATGCCTGACACAATCAGCCCTGACTCACGCGATCAAAAAACTGGAACAAAAAACCGGTGTCACGCTGTGGCAAAAGCACGGGCGACGCTTACAGTTAACCGAAGCGGGAAGTTATTTGCTGTCACTCGCCAATCGCTTGCTACCGCAGTTCGAGCATGCTGAACGCACACTGCAGCAGTTTGCCGACGGTCAGCGTGGCAGCCTGCGCATCGGGATGGAGTGCCACCCTTGCTATCGCTGGCTACTTAAAGTCGTCTCGCCTTACATGCAGCGTTGGCCTGATGTCGATCTGGATGTACGCCAGGAATTTCAGTTCGGCGGTATCAGCGCACTGTTCTCTCATGATATCGATCTGCTTATTACCCCCGATCCGATCCAGCGAAAGGGCGTCTTATTTAGCCCTGTATTTGAATATGAGCAGGTCTTAGTGGTGCATAAGGACAATCCATTAAGTAGTGTTACGCAGCTTACGCCAGAGATGCTAAGCGACCAGACGCTAATTACTTACCCGGTAGCAAAAGAGCGTTTAGATATCTTCAGCCAGTTTCTCCAACCCGCGCAAGTGATGCCGAAACAACATAAGACCGTCGAAACCGCCGACATCATGTTGCAGATGGTGGCTGCGGGGCGAGCAGTGTCTGCCCTGCCCGCATGGTTATTTGAAGAAACCGCACAAGGCCTGCCTATCGAAGCGATCAGCATTGGTCAACAAGGGATCCATAAACAAATAGCCGTGGGCATAAGACAAAGCGATGCCGATCTCACCCACCTGAAGAGCTTTGTTGAACTGGCTCGTCAAACCAAACGATAA
- a CDS encoding M3 family metallopeptidase — MRTKLLTLAAAVAVAAGCSDVSEPKQPQSVDMPVEVAEQVAGVVESNPLMSISPLQYQAPQFDQIKNEHFKPALVAGMAEQLQEVDAIANNPEPATFDNTLVALEKTGALLNRASLVFYNLAGSSSNETIRAIQGELAPKMAAHRDDIYLNKALFKRVDALYQQRESLGLDAESLRLLEVYHRDFVMAGAQLNDAQQQQIRDLNEQEATLTNNFRQMLMAQRDETAVVVDSVDELAGLSEGQIAMLKAAADEKGLDGKYLIYITNTTRQPILTNMDNRALRERVWQASVNRGIAGENATYPLVQQLTALRAEKAKLLGFDTWADYRLAPAMAKTPQAVRDMFSSMVPKVAANVEREAEAIQQMIVAKGETFKLQPWDWAYYANQVRAERFALDESEVKAYFEFKSVLEQGVFFTMNKLFGVTFKPRPDLPVYHEDVLAYEVFDDDGSSLAIFYGDYFAREGKRGGAWMSAFVKQSGLLEAKPVIVNVMNIDKAAAGQPTLVSYDHATTMFHELGHGLHGMFSDVKYPSLSGTSVSRDFVEFPSTYQEDWAANPEVLANYARHYKTGEPMPKALLDKVLASRSFNQGYDTMEYMAAALLDMEWHSLAVDSKVEDVAAFEADALAKNGVKLDYVLPRYRSGYFSHAFPGGYSASYYAYMWSEILAADAFAYTQRSGGLNRASGDKFRKHVLSVGNSIDPMETYKAFRGEAPKTAALLERRGLL, encoded by the coding sequence GTCGAAGTAGCCGAACAGGTTGCCGGAGTGGTGGAATCTAACCCGCTGATGTCGATCAGCCCACTGCAGTACCAAGCGCCACAATTTGATCAGATAAAAAACGAGCATTTTAAGCCAGCGTTAGTGGCAGGTATGGCAGAGCAGTTGCAAGAAGTTGATGCCATAGCCAATAACCCTGAGCCTGCCACATTTGATAATACCTTGGTGGCACTAGAAAAAACCGGTGCGTTGCTCAATCGCGCTTCTCTAGTGTTTTATAACTTGGCAGGCTCCAGCAGCAACGAAACCATTCGTGCCATACAAGGTGAGTTAGCGCCTAAGATGGCTGCCCATCGCGATGATATCTATCTCAATAAGGCGCTGTTTAAGCGCGTTGACGCACTGTATCAACAGCGAGAAAGCCTCGGTTTAGATGCAGAATCGTTACGTCTGTTAGAAGTTTATCACCGTGATTTCGTGATGGCTGGGGCGCAGCTTAACGATGCGCAACAGCAGCAGATCCGTGATCTGAACGAACAGGAAGCGACCCTGACTAACAACTTCCGCCAAATGCTGATGGCACAGCGTGATGAAACCGCTGTGGTTGTTGATAGTGTGGACGAGCTGGCGGGGTTGAGCGAAGGCCAAATCGCCATGCTCAAAGCGGCGGCTGATGAGAAAGGTTTAGACGGCAAGTACCTGATTTACATTACCAATACGACACGCCAGCCGATCCTGACCAATATGGATAATCGTGCGTTGCGTGAGCGAGTATGGCAGGCGTCTGTTAATCGCGGTATCGCGGGTGAGAATGCCACTTATCCATTGGTACAGCAGTTAACCGCATTACGTGCTGAAAAGGCTAAATTGCTCGGTTTTGACACCTGGGCGGATTACCGTTTAGCGCCTGCCATGGCTAAAACGCCACAGGCGGTACGTGACATGTTCAGCTCGATGGTGCCAAAAGTGGCTGCCAATGTTGAGCGTGAAGCTGAAGCGATCCAACAAATGATCGTTGCTAAAGGCGAAACATTTAAGCTGCAGCCGTGGGATTGGGCGTATTACGCCAATCAGGTGCGTGCCGAGCGTTTTGCGCTGGATGAATCAGAGGTGAAAGCTTACTTCGAATTCAAGAGCGTACTGGAACAGGGCGTGTTCTTCACCATGAACAAGCTGTTTGGGGTGACGTTTAAGCCACGTCCAGATCTGCCTGTTTACCATGAAGATGTGCTGGCGTATGAAGTCTTTGATGATGACGGTAGCAGCCTAGCTATCTTCTATGGTGACTATTTTGCCCGTGAAGGTAAACGTGGCGGTGCCTGGATGAGCGCCTTTGTGAAACAAAGCGGTTTGCTCGAAGCAAAGCCGGTCATTGTTAACGTGATGAACATTGATAAAGCGGCCGCGGGGCAGCCAACGTTGGTGAGTTATGATCATGCAACCACCATGTTCCATGAACTGGGCCATGGCTTGCACGGTATGTTCTCTGATGTGAAATACCCAAGCTTGTCTGGCACCTCAGTGAGCCGTGACTTTGTTGAGTTCCCATCCACCTATCAGGAAGATTGGGCAGCAAATCCAGAGGTACTGGCGAACTATGCTCGTCACTATAAAACTGGTGAGCCGATGCCAAAAGCCTTGTTGGATAAAGTGCTAGCGTCACGCAGCTTTAATCAGGGTTACGACACCATGGAGTACATGGCCGCGGCCTTGCTGGATATGGAGTGGCATTCATTAGCCGTTGACAGCAAGGTGGAAGATGTCGCCGCGTTTGAAGCGGACGCGTTGGCAAAGAATGGCGTTAAGCTGGATTATGTATTGCCACGCTACCGTTCGGGTTACTTCTCCCATGCGTTCCCTGGCGGCTATTCCGCTAGCTATTACGCCTATATGTGGAGTGAGATCCTGGCAGCTGACGCGTTTGCGTATACTCAGCGCAGCGGTGGTTTAAACCGCGCCAGTGGTGATAAATTCCGCAAACATGTGTTGTCGGTCGGTAATAGCATCGATCCTATGGAAACTTACAAAGCGTTCCGTGGTGAAGCCCCTAAAACAGCAGCGCTGTTAGAGCGTCGCGGTTTGTTATAA
- the metE gene encoding 5-methyltetrahydropteroyltriglutamate--homocysteine S-methyltransferase translates to MITTHNLGFPRIGSHRELKFALESFWRGESSAKDLTDTGRQLRIRHWQHQSKLSFVPVGDFSFYDQVLDMSVMLGHLPARVQQSQGSALDKYFRIARGRTAGDSDCSCVRAGEMTKWFDTNYHYIVPEIDGDTAFSLDPERLLQQVKEAQAAGYRAKPVIIGPVTYLWLSKVKDDTDKLSLLSKLLPQYLALLNLLFEAGVSWVQIDEPILVTELDLDWQQALQQSYAALAASPANVLLATYFGALKDNLALAASLPVAGLHVDGLACGDEVDGLVQRLTNDQVLSVGVINGRNVWKTDLKQTLNWLQPIYQQLKGRLWLAPSCSLLHVPVDLSTEAAMDPTLRSWLAFAQQKLEELNLLAVALTDGEDKVARQLKENQLAIDSRRQSDLVHCDAVQRRLQGVNESDAERYSGYTARAAQQKKALDLPLFPTTTIGSFPQTAEIRAIRRQFKAGDLTEQDYKTKVQQEIAACVAEQEALGLDVFVHGEPERNDMVEYFGEQLSGYGFSKYGWVQSYGSRCVKPPIIYGDIARTQALTVDWTSYARSLTNKPMKGMLTGPVTMLNWSFVRDDQSREQTCRQLALAIRDEVQALEAAGVNIIQIDEAALREGLPLRRSEWQYYLDWAVGSFRLAANGVADSTQIHTHMCYSDFNDIMPAIAAMDADVITIETSRSDMVLLDAFDQFSYPNQIGPGVYDIHSPNVPSAEQMVELMQLAAERIPAERLWVNPDCGLKTRRWEEVKPALKNMVQAAEQLRESYAEAV, encoded by the coding sequence ATGATCACCACTCATAACCTCGGCTTTCCTCGTATCGGCAGCCATCGCGAGCTCAAGTTCGCACTTGAATCTTTTTGGCGCGGTGAGAGTTCTGCGAAGGATTTAACGGATACTGGTCGCCAACTGCGGATCCGACACTGGCAGCATCAGAGTAAGTTGAGCTTTGTGCCTGTGGGGGATTTCTCGTTCTATGATCAGGTATTGGACATGAGTGTGATGCTTGGTCATCTGCCTGCGCGGGTGCAGCAAAGCCAAGGCTCTGCGCTGGATAAGTATTTTCGTATTGCACGCGGCAGAACGGCAGGTGACAGCGATTGTAGCTGCGTTCGAGCAGGCGAAATGACCAAATGGTTTGATACCAATTATCACTATATTGTGCCCGAAATTGATGGTGATACTGCGTTTTCGTTGGATCCTGAACGCTTGTTGCAACAGGTTAAGGAAGCGCAGGCCGCTGGTTATCGTGCCAAGCCGGTAATTATCGGCCCAGTTACCTATCTTTGGCTGAGTAAAGTTAAAGACGATACCGATAAGTTGTCATTGCTGAGTAAATTGCTGCCGCAATATCTGGCCCTGCTGAATTTGTTGTTTGAAGCAGGGGTGAGTTGGGTTCAGATAGATGAACCGATCCTGGTGACCGAGCTTGATCTCGATTGGCAGCAGGCGTTGCAGCAAAGTTATGCTGCTTTGGCGGCTTCTCCAGCGAACGTGTTGCTGGCTACTTACTTTGGTGCGCTTAAAGACAATTTGGCACTGGCGGCATCGCTGCCCGTTGCAGGGCTGCATGTCGATGGCTTGGCTTGTGGTGATGAAGTCGATGGGTTGGTGCAACGCCTAACCAACGATCAAGTTTTATCGGTGGGGGTGATTAACGGCCGCAATGTCTGGAAGACCGATTTGAAGCAGACGTTGAACTGGCTACAACCTATTTATCAGCAATTAAAAGGACGTTTGTGGTTAGCACCCTCCTGTTCGCTATTGCATGTTCCGGTTGATCTGAGTACCGAAGCGGCGATGGATCCTACTTTGCGCTCGTGGCTGGCATTTGCGCAACAAAAGCTGGAGGAGTTGAATCTACTTGCTGTTGCGTTAACTGATGGCGAAGACAAAGTGGCACGTCAGTTGAAGGAAAATCAGCTGGCTATCGACAGTCGCCGCCAGTCTGATTTAGTTCACTGTGACGCGGTGCAGCGACGCCTGCAGGGGGTTAATGAGTCTGATGCGGAGCGCTATTCTGGCTACACTGCCCGTGCGGCACAGCAGAAAAAAGCGTTGGATCTACCGTTATTCCCTACGACCACCATCGGCTCTTTTCCGCAAACCGCAGAGATCCGCGCTATTCGCCGCCAGTTCAAAGCGGGTGATCTGACAGAGCAAGACTACAAAACCAAGGTACAACAAGAGATAGCCGCTTGTGTGGCTGAACAAGAAGCGTTGGGGTTGGATGTGTTTGTGCACGGAGAGCCTGAACGAAATGACATGGTGGAGTACTTCGGTGAGCAGCTTTCCGGTTATGGCTTTTCGAAATATGGCTGGGTTCAGTCTTACGGCTCCCGTTGTGTAAAACCGCCCATTATTTACGGTGACATTGCCCGTACTCAAGCACTGACTGTTGATTGGACAAGCTACGCCCGTTCACTAACGAACAAGCCAATGAAAGGCATGCTTACAGGTCCCGTCACTATGCTTAACTGGTCATTCGTCAGGGATGATCAATCTCGTGAACAAACCTGTCGTCAGCTGGCATTGGCTATTCGTGATGAGGTGCAAGCGCTGGAAGCTGCCGGTGTGAACATTATTCAGATCGATGAAGCGGCATTGCGAGAAGGCTTACCGCTGCGGCGCAGTGAGTGGCAGTACTATTTAGATTGGGCTGTCGGTAGCTTCCGTTTGGCTGCGAACGGCGTGGCCGACAGTACGCAGATCCATACCCATATGTGTTACTCGGACTTCAATGACATCATGCCTGCTATTGCGGCGATGGACGCCGATGTCATCACCATTGAAACATCGCGTTCCGATATGGTGTTACTGGATGCCTTTGATCAGTTCAGTTATCCCAACCAGATCGGTCCCGGTGTTTACGACATTCATTCGCCAAATGTACCGAGTGCCGAACAGATGGTTGAATTGATGCAGCTAGCGGCAGAGCGGATCCCAGCTGAACGGTTGTGGGTAAATCCTGATTGTGGTCTTAAAACTCGGCGCTGGGAAGAGGTGAAGCCAGCACTTAAAAATATGGTGCAGGCAGCAGAGCAACTGCGAGAGTCTTATGCTGAAGCAGTATAA